Proteins from one Pirellulales bacterium genomic window:
- a CDS encoding recombinase RecA — MPERLSTGITALDQHLGGGLLPGTLTVLLGATGVGKTQLGLQFASAGHTQEGRRGVLFDMTYRGDSQSHAEYARRMFDWTLRAMAGDRRVSHQDFFAPANEPGDYLHVFDYGGRRLSDRELSFDADRAWRQAIVAKLETSIAFLYGNFTRGARRVVIDGIDPIDRPREAMQFELFEYLYHQILRKDAEWVARDLFRQDFRQYAALVGQHLYDPAQIGAVMLYTSVETILDQLIDRPLAEGDWLANANTVIYLGKVREGNRMGRALYIAKHRGSACSDQIIPFEIGDRGISLL, encoded by the coding sequence TTGCCTGAGCGACTTTCCACCGGCATCACCGCTCTCGATCAACATTTAGGGGGCGGCCTGCTGCCGGGCACGCTCACGGTGCTGCTTGGCGCCACGGGGGTCGGCAAGACGCAGTTGGGGCTGCAATTCGCTAGCGCCGGCCACACGCAAGAGGGCCGACGCGGCGTCTTGTTCGATATGACCTATCGCGGCGATTCGCAGAGCCATGCCGAATACGCCCGTCGCATGTTCGATTGGACGCTGCGCGCCATGGCGGGGGATCGTCGCGTGTCGCACCAAGATTTCTTCGCGCCGGCCAACGAGCCAGGCGACTACCTGCACGTGTTCGACTACGGCGGCCGGCGGCTGTCGGATCGCGAGTTGTCGTTCGACGCCGATCGCGCCTGGCGCCAGGCCATCGTCGCCAAACTGGAAACCAGCATCGCGTTTTTATACGGCAATTTCACGCGGGGAGCGCGGCGTGTGGTGATCGACGGCATCGACCCGATCGATCGCCCCCGCGAGGCGATGCAGTTTGAACTGTTCGAATATCTGTACCACCAAATCCTGCGCAAAGACGCCGAGTGGGTGGCGCGCGACTTGTTTCGTCAGGATTTTCGCCAATACGCCGCGCTGGTTGGCCAGCATCTTTACGATCCGGCCCAGATCGGCGCGGTGATGCTTTACACCTCGGTGGAAACGATTTTAGACCAACTCATCGACCGCCCCCTAGCCGAAGGGGACTGGCTGGCCAACGCCAACACGGTGATCTATCTGGGCAAGGTTCGCGAGGGCAATCGCATGGGGCGCGCGCTCTACATCGCCAAGCATCGGGGCAGCGCTTGCTCCGATCAGATTATTCCGTTCGAGATCGGCGACCGCGGAATATCGCTCTTGTGA
- a CDS encoding D-TA family PLP-dependent enzyme — protein MSADWFRIENDAEVASPALLVDLDRARENIRRMLAEVGGPERLRPHVKTHKMAEIVRMQLDAGIRAFKCATLAEAEMIAHCGARDVLWAMQAVGPNIARLKQLVEQFPKTEFSALVDNEATIEALEQAGVSVALLLDLDIGMHRTGIEIGPAAEAVYRRLSKSKTLRAGGLHAYDGHIKEPNPIRRAEMVEWAFDRVDEFRDRLVAHGMTVPQVVSGGSPSFAIHARHSDHQCSPGTTVFWDGAYLTKYRDLDFLNAAILLTRVVSKPGDNLLCLDLGYKAVASDNPDPRVLFPELPDARAVIHSEEHLTIYTTSAVRYAVGSCLYAIPWHVCPTVALYPEAIVIRGGRAAERIKIAARDRMLSI, from the coding sequence ATGTCCGCCGATTGGTTTCGCATTGAAAACGACGCCGAAGTCGCCTCCCCCGCGCTGTTGGTCGACCTGGATCGCGCGCGCGAAAACATCCGTCGCATGCTGGCCGAGGTCGGCGGGCCAGAACGCCTGCGCCCGCACGTCAAGACGCACAAGATGGCCGAGATCGTGCGCATGCAACTCGACGCCGGCATCCGCGCGTTCAAGTGCGCCACGCTCGCCGAGGCCGAGATGATCGCCCATTGCGGCGCCCGCGACGTGCTGTGGGCGATGCAGGCAGTCGGGCCCAACATCGCGCGGCTCAAGCAACTGGTCGAGCAGTTTCCCAAAACCGAGTTTTCGGCGCTGGTCGACAACGAGGCGACGATCGAGGCCCTGGAGCAGGCGGGGGTGTCGGTCGCGCTGCTGCTCGATCTTGATATCGGCATGCACCGCACCGGCATCGAGATTGGACCCGCCGCCGAGGCCGTCTATCGCCGGTTGTCCAAGAGCAAGACGCTGCGCGCGGGGGGACTGCACGCCTACGACGGACACATCAAAGAGCCCAATCCCATTCGCCGCGCCGAAATGGTCGAATGGGCGTTCGATCGAGTCGACGAGTTTCGAGATCGACTCGTGGCCCACGGCATGACCGTGCCACAGGTCGTCTCCGGCGGATCGCCCAGCTTTGCAATTCATGCCCGCCATTCGGATCATCAGTGCAGTCCCGGCACCACCGTTTTTTGGGACGGCGCATACCTCACCAAGTATCGCGATCTTGATTTTCTTAATGCCGCGATCTTGCTGACGCGCGTGGTGAGCAAACCGGGTGACAACTTGTTGTGCCTCGATCTGGGTTACAAGGCGGTGGCCTCCGACAACCCCGATCCGCGCGTGCTGTTTCCAGAACTTCCGGACGCGCGCGCCGTCATCCATAGCGAAGAACATCTCACCATCTATACCACCAGCGCCGTTCGTTACGCGGTGGGGTCGTGCTTGTACGCCATCCCCTGGCACGTCTGCCCAACTGTGGCGCTATATCCAGAGGCCATCGTGATCCGCGGAGGTCGCGCGGCGGAGCGCATCAAGATCGCCGCGCGCGATCGGATGCTCTCCATTTAA